A genomic stretch from Chitinophaga agri includes:
- a CDS encoding DUF4861 family protein, whose amino-acid sequence MKRILLLLMAAGLWHTALAAGSTDKEQTAAVSITIKNPSAIARSAEIVEIPYAKLQGLAGTFKIINKKTGKELPYQLTYEGTPQPQLLLVQVSIPANSSIVIAAVPGTPSNVKPRTYARFVPERKDDFAWENDRIAFRMYGAALENFPAENAHGIDVWVKRTPELIVNKWYKTNDYHHDNGDGLDYYSVGLTLGAGDIAPYFNDSIYFPRHYRTWKVLDSGPLRCTFQLGYEPWQAGRNTVSVIKTISLDAGSQLNKMSVQYKLSAGDILPVATGIVRRMQQGTMLLDEKNGVVGYWEPEHGQDGITGLGMIVPAKKQRMLLTGQHLLATTTINVQEPFVYYFGAAWNKAGMYTNAAGWFTYLQTFADKLNAPLEIDINQ is encoded by the coding sequence GGTAAGCATTACTATAAAGAACCCATCTGCCATCGCCCGCTCAGCCGAGATTGTGGAAATACCTTATGCAAAATTGCAGGGACTGGCCGGTACTTTTAAGATCATCAATAAAAAGACGGGTAAGGAACTGCCTTATCAGCTAACCTACGAAGGGACGCCGCAGCCTCAGTTGTTGCTGGTGCAGGTAAGCATTCCGGCTAACAGCAGTATCGTAATAGCAGCTGTACCTGGCACTCCTTCCAATGTAAAACCACGTACCTATGCACGTTTTGTGCCTGAGCGTAAGGATGACTTTGCATGGGAGAATGATCGTATTGCCTTTCGTATGTATGGTGCTGCATTAGAGAATTTTCCGGCTGAAAATGCACATGGTATTGATGTATGGGTGAAACGAACTCCTGAACTCATCGTCAACAAATGGTATAAGACCAACGATTACCATCATGATAATGGCGACGGACTTGACTATTATTCCGTAGGCCTGACATTGGGCGCTGGTGATATTGCTCCGTATTTCAATGATTCTATCTATTTCCCGCGTCACTACAGGACATGGAAAGTACTGGACAGTGGTCCTTTACGCTGCACTTTTCAGCTGGGATATGAGCCATGGCAAGCGGGGAGGAACACTGTTTCCGTGATAAAAACGATCTCGCTGGATGCAGGTTCACAGTTAAATAAAATGAGTGTACAATACAAATTATCGGCAGGGGATATACTACCTGTTGCAACTGGTATTGTGAGAAGGATGCAGCAGGGTACCATGCTGCTGGATGAGAAGAACGGTGTCGTGGGGTACTGGGAACCGGAACATGGTCAGGACGGTATTACTGGACTTGGCATGATCGTGCCCGCAAAGAAGCAACGTATGCTGCTGACCGGACAGCATTTGCTCGCCACTACCACTATCAATGTACAGGAACCATTTGTGTATTATTTCGGAGCGGCCTGGAACAAGGCCGGCATGTATACCAACGCCGCAGGATGGTTTACCTACCTGCAAACATTCGCAGATAAACTGAATGCTCCGCTGGAAATCGACATCAATCAGTAA